The Chitinimonas arctica region TCGCGCCATTGTCGGTGCACAGTTCCAGCGGTGGATAAAACACCTTCAGGCGCCGCTTGAGCGCCATGGCATCCAGTCCGGCGCGCAATTGCCGATTGGCGCCGACGCCGCCGGCGACCACCAGTTGTTTCAGGCCGGTCTGCTTCAGCGCGTTCCAGCATTTAGCCGTCATCAGGTCCACCACGGCGGCCTGGAATGCCGCGCAAATATCGGCGCGGGTGGCATCGCCCAGCTCGCCTTGCTTCTTGACCAGGGTCAATACCGCCGTTTTCAGGCCGGCGAAACTGAAATCCAGATCGCCCGAATGCAGCATGGGTCGCGGCAGGGTGAAGCGGCTGGCGTCGCCCAGGTCGGCCAGTCTGGATAAGGCCGGTCCACCGGGGTAGCCCAGTCCCAGCAGCTTGGCGGTCTTGTCGAAAGCTTCGCCGGCGGCATCGTCCAGTGTTTCGCCCAGCAGTTGGTAGTCACCGACCCCATGCACCGCCATCAGCTGGGTATGGCCACCCGAGACCAGCAGTGCCACGAAGGGGAAACTGGGGGCGGGCTGCGCCAGCAGCGGCGACAGCAGGTGGCCTTCCAGGTGATGGACGCCAATGACAGGCTTGTCCAGCGCGACGCCCAGGCCATTGGCAACGGCGGCGGCGGTCAGCAGTGCGCCGGCCAGGCCCGGGCCTTCGGTGTAGGCGATGGCGTCGAGATCGGCCAGTGTCTTGCCGGCATCCTGCAGGCAGGCGCGCGTCAGCGGCAACACCCGGCGGATATGGTCGCGCGAGGCCAGCTCGGGTACCACGCCACCATACTCGGCATGCATCGCCATCTGGGTATGGATATGGTGGGACAGCAGACCCTGCTCGGTGTCGTAAAGCGCGACACCGGTTTCGTCGCAGGAGGATTCAAGGCCGAGGACAAGCATGGCGGGCGATCTATCGGGAAGTTGCAGTGAGGATGGAATCAGTCCAGCGTGACGGTCAGGTCGTCGCGCTCGGTGGAGACGATATTAAGCACATCCATCACGCGCAGGAACCAGTCGCCCAGCGCCACGCGGGAGAAGCCGGCATCGTGCCAGACCAGCTCTATGGTGCCTTCGGTGTCGGTCAGCACGTCATAGACCGCGTCAAGGCTGTGGCCCATTTCATAATCCAATTCCAGTTGGCCTTCCAACTGTTCGTAGAAATCCTCGACCTGCGAAACATTGACGAACTCGATGCGGATCAGCGGCATGGTGGTATCTCGGTAAATTGCTGGTAATGATTGACGGTGATATAGCGGTGGCCATCGCGGACCGGCTCGAATACCAGCCGCTTGGGGCCACGCTTGCCGCCCCGGTAGTCGAGGTCGGCCTCTCGCCAGTTGCCGTTCGGCAGCAGGCGTTCATAGTTGCCGAAGCGGTCCCCGCCGATCGCTTTGCCCTTCAGCGCCGGAATGCTGTCCAGTGGTTTACCCGGTTGCCAGCCGGCGGCGCGGGCGGCTTGCTTGGTGACGAAGCGCTGGGGCAATTGGCCGTCGCGGTTCAGTGCGCTCAAGGTGTCGGACAGCTGCTCGATGTCGAGCTGGGCATCGAGACGCCGGCTGATTTCGGTGCTGACGCTACGGCAATCCGGTACGGCGGCCATGGCCGGCAGGGTAAGCAAGAGGGCGAACAGGAGGCGCATTGTAGGGCAGTGCGAGGGTGAGCGAGCACGAATTATCGGGTGCATGGCGAGGCCGGTCAAAGTACTTATCCCCGTACAGGCCGGT contains the following coding sequences:
- the tsaD gene encoding tRNA (adenosine(37)-N6)-threonylcarbamoyltransferase complex transferase subunit TsaD is translated as MLVLGLESSCDETGVALYDTEQGLLSHHIHTQMAMHAEYGGVVPELASRDHIRRVLPLTRACLQDAGKTLADLDAIAYTEGPGLAGALLTAAAVANGLGVALDKPVIGVHHLEGHLLSPLLAQPAPSFPFVALLVSGGHTQLMAVHGVGDYQLLGETLDDAAGEAFDKTAKLLGLGYPGGPALSRLADLGDASRFTLPRPMLHSGDLDFSFAGLKTAVLTLVKKQGELGDATRADICAAFQAAVVDLMTAKCWNALKQTGLKQLVVAGGVGANRQLRAGLDAMALKRRLKVFYPPLELCTDNGAMIAFAGAQRLQFARTAGPFAIRPRWDLASLPSTSQI
- a CDS encoding barstar family protein, coding for MPLIRIEFVNVSQVEDFYEQLEGQLELDYEMGHSLDAVYDVLTDTEGTIELVWHDAGFSRVALGDWFLRVMDVLNIVSTERDDLTVTLD
- a CDS encoding ribonuclease domain-containing protein, which translates into the protein MRLLFALLLTLPAMAAVPDCRSVSTEISRRLDAQLDIEQLSDTLSALNRDGQLPQRFVTKQAARAAGWQPGKPLDSIPALKGKAIGGDRFGNYERLLPNGNWREADLDYRGGKRGPKRLVFEPVRDGHRYITVNHYQQFTEIPPCR